Proteins from a single region of Paraflavitalea devenefica:
- a CDS encoding S1 family peptidase, translating into MEEMQLLDAVERYLANEMPAEERAFFEQLRKTNPEVDQLVVEHSMFLQQMDRFSDWKQYKSTLGEVHAQLVETGSIKEKAPRATVVQLWKKYQRVVAVAACIAGITALSISSIVYYFAPQPASEIRQLSQQFKEFKNYQQQTNQKINEALAKSTSRPAANPKSGGTGFLIDGKGYLVTSAHTVADADSVYIQNTKGNYFKVNTIYLNKQTDIAVLKIVDNRYQSIKSLPYALQKNMADLGEEVFTMGFPRPTSDIVYNKGYLSAQTGYNGDTTSYQLAISANPGNSGGPIFNHSGEVIGILSGKQTTAEGVVFSSRTQNILTALHEIRKDSTNEDRIKLLLPSSIKGLDRVQQIKKIESCMFMVYRY; encoded by the coding sequence ATGGAAGAGATGCAATTACTGGACGCTGTGGAACGCTACCTGGCCAATGAAATGCCTGCCGAAGAACGGGCATTCTTTGAACAGTTGCGTAAAACCAATCCGGAGGTAGACCAACTGGTGGTGGAACACTCTATGTTCCTCCAGCAGATGGACCGTTTCAGCGACTGGAAACAATATAAATCCACCCTGGGTGAAGTGCACGCTCAATTGGTAGAAACAGGTTCCATTAAAGAAAAAGCACCCAGGGCCACTGTCGTACAGCTTTGGAAGAAATACCAGCGTGTGGTAGCCGTTGCGGCCTGTATTGCCGGTATTACAGCCCTTTCCATCAGTTCTATTGTCTATTACTTCGCCCCCCAACCGGCTTCAGAGATCCGCCAGCTTTCCCAACAGTTTAAAGAGTTTAAAAACTACCAGCAACAAACCAACCAGAAGATCAATGAGGCTTTGGCAAAATCAACCTCAAGACCTGCTGCCAACCCTAAAAGCGGAGGTACTGGTTTCCTGATTGACGGCAAAGGCTACCTGGTTACCAGCGCCCATACCGTTGCTGATGCAGATTCAGTATATATACAAAATACCAAAGGCAATTATTTCAAGGTCAACACCATCTATCTAAACAAGCAAACCGATATAGCAGTACTCAAGATCGTTGACAACCGCTATCAATCCATTAAATCATTGCCCTACGCTTTGCAAAAAAATATGGCAGATCTTGGAGAAGAGGTCTTTACCATGGGTTTCCCCCGGCCTACTTCTGACATCGTATACAATAAAGGCTATTTAAGCGCCCAGACAGGTTATAATGGAGATACCACCTCTTATCAATTGGCCATTTCTGCCAATCCAGGTAACTCCGGCGGCCCTATCTTCAACCACAGCGGCGAAGTGATCGGTATCTTAAGTGGTAAACAAACCACTGCCGAAGGAGTTGTTTTCTCCAGCCGTACACAGAACATCCTGACCGCCCTGCATGAGATCAGGAAAGACAGCACCAATGAAGACCGTATTAAGTTACTGCTGCCTTCTTCCATTAAAGGACTTGACCGCGTACAGCAGATCAAGAAAATTGAAAGCTGCATGTTCATGGTTTACCGTTATTGA
- a CDS encoding nucleotidyltransferase family protein: MQPTLLILAAGMASRYGSMKQIQSFGPGGETIMDYSIYDAIRAGFKKVVFIIRKDFAEDFKAIVEPRLKGRIEIDYVYQDLKAFTEGFEIPADRAKPWGTAHAVLCAKDAVKEPFAVINADDFYGRDAFEKAYKFLTADVKPHVWSIIGYELLKTLSDNGTVNRGVCQVDAQGNLTSIAERLNIVMQDGKIMTDDSFVPKELPRDSSVSMNFWCFDPEVFTYSLDLFRTFLKESGTQLKSEFFIPIVADQFIKDKVGVIKVIPTSSEWFGVTYKEDAPEVKANLEKLVTAGEYPPALWS, translated from the coding sequence ATGCAACCAACCTTGTTGATATTAGCTGCCGGTATGGCCTCCCGCTATGGAAGTATGAAACAGATCCAATCATTTGGTCCCGGTGGTGAAACGATTATGGACTATTCTATTTATGATGCCATCCGTGCCGGCTTCAAAAAAGTGGTATTTATCATACGCAAGGATTTTGCAGAAGATTTTAAAGCCATTGTGGAACCCAGGCTCAAAGGTCGTATAGAAATTGATTATGTGTACCAGGACCTCAAGGCATTTACAGAAGGCTTTGAGATACCTGCTGACCGTGCCAAGCCCTGGGGTACAGCCCATGCGGTACTGTGCGCCAAAGACGCGGTCAAAGAACCCTTTGCTGTTATTAATGCCGATGATTTCTATGGCCGCGATGCTTTTGAGAAAGCCTATAAGTTCCTTACTGCCGATGTGAAGCCCCATGTATGGTCTATTATCGGCTATGAGTTATTGAAGACCCTGTCTGACAATGGCACTGTAAACCGCGGTGTATGCCAGGTAGATGCGCAGGGCAATCTTACTTCCATTGCTGAGCGCCTGAATATTGTGATGCAGGATGGCAAGATCATGACCGATGACTCATTTGTGCCTAAAGAACTGCCCAGGGATTCCAGTGTGTCTATGAATTTCTGGTGTTTTGATCCTGAAGTGTTTACTTACTCACTTGATCTTTTCAGGACGTTCCTGAAAGAAAGTGGTACCCAGTTAAAATCTGAGTTCTTTATTCCTATCGTTGCCGACCAGTTTATCAAGGATAAAGTAGGTGTTATTAAGGTAATCCCCACTTCTTCTGAATGGTTTGGTGTTACTTATAAGGAAGATGCACCCGAAGTAAAGGCCAACCTGGAGAAACTGGTAACTGCCGGCGAGTATCCTCCCGCTTTGTGGAGTTAA